TGATTTACAGTCTTCTTATTAATAATAAAGCAaacattacacaaaaaatattacaataaaaagaaatattgttGTAGGAAGGGGCAGATTGTTTAAGGGATGAGGCTGAATGACGTAGGCTGGGGCACTGTTCAGTAGACTGGGACTAGGTGCAGTAGCACCGCGACAGCGTAGAGCCATCATGCAGTTTGTTTGATTCATTGACGGAGACGATCCAAATGCCGATTGATTCATTGAAGGATTGGGTATGTATGACGGTTGAGGAGTCGAATAAACtcctgaaaatgaaaagagttttttgttttgaatgggaacgtcgaaatatttcaatgtttTCCACTACCTTAAGAAGCAAATATATTTTGCATAGGTGGAACAGCAACAGAAGTGGTTGCACCGCCCTGGTTATACAGGGTAATAATGAATTCTGGTCCAATATGCGTTTCTCCGTTGTACTGGGTGTTTTCTGGTTGAAAAAACTGTCTTCGTCGGCATTTTTCGAGGCTCCTCCCATTACATTGTTAGTACTACCATTATTAGTGGCAGCTGGTTAATAATCCACCAAATAAATCATTCCCTGTTGAGCTGTTGATTGCCGTATctgtaaaaaattaactttacgTTACTGTGGTCAATCGTATTATGCATAGTAGAAGTAAAATCTACCTAATCCTAATAGGTCTTGAGCGGCCGAGCTAGTTTTGGTAGGTGCAGGTAGGGATGGCACTTCGATCGGAGCCGGTAGATTAACTTCTTTTACCGCTGATGAGGAAGTTGAACTGATTGTCGACGTCGATTCAGCAGTCCGAGGAGTGCGTGACGACGGTTGGCTAGGAGGAAACTCGAGGGTGGTGGCAGGACTTTCATTGGTCTTGCGTTTggcttccttttttcctttcatttccatttcaatcTCGGCATCCCATGACACCTTCACTGTCGGTGGACAAACCCattctctaaaaaaaatatggatgtTCCAATGAAAACTAGAATAAAATCAACAGTTAATCAATTGCATTACTTGGCTATGTGTTTTTTAGCTTCATATTTTGCTCTTATGAAACCCTCCAGGGTTGAATCTGTCTGTGGCATTCGAAAAGTATCAGGAAGGTTGGCTTCATACACTGCCCTTGCTCGgcttttttccatttgctgCAGGGACTGTAATGTAGTTTGAGAAATAAATGACTCATCGATGAGGAAATGCCTAAAAAGATCAAACTTGTGTTACTATAGTGTCAAATTGAGATACAATTTAATGCTTACACTAAtgatacaaaatttaaaaaatgttaatactTACAACTACTTGTTCTGGGGTCCACGAGTCTAAATTGACTGATTTAACTATGAGTTTAAACAAACGAAACCTTTAGCTTTGAAACTTTGGCATTTTACAAGTTTTAATTATCACACCTCTAGATATGTGCACCCCCAAGTTCCGATGAAATCCTGCACAACGGATACATAAGAAAATTCCAAGATTCCATGAAGCCCATCTTGGTCCTAGatataaatacaatttttagcaacagaaaaatcacttaagttgttatttaaaaagaaacctttGGCATCACAGTCAAAGCAATATTTGTTGTCTTCATCACGTAACATTCAACACAGTCACATTCAACGTAGAGCCGCGGAAGTGAAGTTTAGGCAGGGGCACGTTAACTTGGAGCCGGGGCAGAGCACAGGCACAGGCAACCACTTTTAACTTAATCATAGAAGCAGACGCCATTCGTCATTCCATTTTTGAGTTTTGACAGCAAATTCCGCACAATTCTTAACTTCTGCAATGTTTACTTACTTCACCAACCGCTAGATGgtttccacaaaaaaaatcgcattcggattttttttgagGATACTGTACATGAGTATCCTGTTATT
This sequence is a window from Daphnia pulicaria isolate SC F1-1A chromosome 7, SC_F0-13Bv2, whole genome shotgun sequence. Protein-coding genes within it:
- the LOC124351126 gene encoding stromal membrane-associated protein 1-like, producing the protein MLRDEDNKYCFDCDAKGPRWASWNLGIFLCIRCAGFHRNLGVHISRVKSVNLDSWTPEQVVSLQQMEKSRARAVYEANLPDTFRMPQTDSTLEGFIRAKYEAKKHIAKEWVCPPTVKVSWDAEIEMEMKGKKEAKRKTNESPATTLEFPPSQPSSRTPRTAESTSTISSTSSSAVKEVNLPAPIEVPSLPAPTKTSSAAQDLLGLDTAINSSTGNDLFGGLLTSCH